One Legionella lansingensis genomic region harbors:
- a CDS encoding DotI/IcmL/TraM family protein, which translates to MNFQFLMPLILSLTLFLPSISRADDAAVTAWAEQVLYSTLTFNYAVPTSEVNTIRANYSPNAWDGLQTFFSQQIQMLKDQKIIPEPQSLGPAVIVEKGIIYGTNYWRVNKDYYFPAINRGASFSLFIVQSTNPPYIIQSLSVDLK; encoded by the coding sequence ATGAATTTTCAGTTTTTGATGCCCTTGATTCTCTCGTTGACTCTTTTTCTTCCTTCCATTAGCCGAGCAGATGATGCTGCTGTGACTGCTTGGGCAGAACAAGTGCTATATTCCACCCTTACCTTTAATTACGCCGTACCAACCTCAGAGGTAAACACTATACGGGCCAATTATTCACCTAACGCCTGGGACGGATTACAGACGTTTTTCAGTCAACAGATTCAAATGTTAAAAGATCAAAAGATCATTCCTGAACCTCAGTCATTAGGTCCAGCAGTGATTGTGGAAAAAGGGATAATTTATGGAACCAATTATTGGCGGGTAAATAAAGACTATTACTTCCCAGCCATCAATAGAGGAGCTTCCTTTTCCCTTTTTATCGTTCAAAGCACTAATCCACCCTATATAATACAAAGTCTAAGCGTAGACCTTAAATAG
- the uvrA gene encoding excinuclease ABC subunit UvrA, whose amino-acid sequence MHHIHIRGAKTHNLKNIDVDIPRDQLTVITGLSGSGKSSLAFDTLYAEGQRRYVESLSAYARQFLSMMEKPEVDAIEGLSPAISIEQKATSHNPRSTVGTITEIYDYLRLLFARVGEPRCPTHGVSLHAQTISQMVDQVLALPKESKAMILAPVVRERKGEHVQLLQQLQAQGYIRARIDGELYELDEPPKLSLRQKHTIEVVVDRFKVREDLAQRLSESFENALNLADGLAIVSAVDKTFSDLVFSSKFACSECGYSLSELEPRLFSFNNPMGACPSCDGLGVNQFFDAERVVHDPSASLADGAIRGWDRKTTYYYPMLESLARHFNFDIETPFCDLPETIRNIILYGSGQDIIEFHYYRPQGGFMSKRHTFEGVIPNMQRRYRESDSSMIREELAKYLSSRPCETCQGTRLREEARHVFVANKNLPELTAYSIEKAYEFFQNLQLTGYRGEIAAKINKEIVERLGFLVNVGLDYLSLTRSAETLSGGEAQRIRLASQIGSGLVGVMYILDEPSIGLHQRDNDRLLKTLLHLRNLGNTVIVVEHDEEAIRAADFVLDIGPGAGVHGGRIVAKGAPEEIMSNAQSLTGQYLAGVQSIPVPSARVPVNNKRMLRLSGVKCNNLKNITIDIPLGVITCVTGVSGSGKSSLINDTLYPIAANKLNRASLLTPGSVTEIKGLELCDKVIDIDQSPIGRTPRSNPATYTGIFTPIRELFSSTPEARARGYQPGRFSFNVRGGRCEACQGDGLIKVEMHFLPDIYVACDVCKGKRYNRETLEIQYKGKNIHEILDMTVEDARLFFDAIPILARKCQTLIDVGLSYIRLGQSATTLSGGEAQRIKLARELSKRDTGNTLYILDEPTTGLHFHDIKQLLHVLFRLREQGNTVIIIEHNLDVIKTADWIIDLGPEGGNKGGQIIATGTPEDVARCAVSYTGQFLKPLLNR is encoded by the coding sequence ATGCATCATATTCATATTCGCGGTGCAAAAACACACAATTTAAAAAACATCGATGTCGACATTCCACGTGATCAATTAACTGTTATTACTGGTCTTTCAGGTTCCGGTAAATCTTCTCTTGCTTTTGATACATTGTATGCAGAGGGACAACGTCGCTATGTAGAATCACTATCAGCCTATGCTCGTCAGTTTTTATCCATGATGGAAAAGCCTGAGGTGGATGCAATTGAAGGGTTATCGCCAGCCATATCCATTGAACAAAAAGCGACTTCGCATAATCCACGCTCAACAGTGGGAACGATCACTGAGATATATGACTATTTACGTTTGTTGTTTGCTCGGGTTGGTGAGCCGCGCTGTCCTACGCATGGCGTGAGTTTGCATGCACAGACGATTAGTCAGATGGTCGATCAGGTTTTAGCTCTCCCAAAAGAAAGCAAAGCAATGATTCTTGCTCCTGTCGTGCGTGAGCGCAAAGGAGAGCATGTACAGTTGCTGCAGCAATTACAGGCGCAAGGTTATATACGGGCTCGCATTGATGGCGAACTTTATGAGTTGGATGAGCCACCGAAATTAAGCTTGCGACAAAAACATACCATTGAAGTGGTGGTGGATCGATTTAAAGTGCGTGAGGATTTAGCGCAGCGGTTGAGTGAATCGTTTGAGAATGCTTTAAATCTGGCGGATGGTTTGGCGATCGTTTCAGCGGTGGATAAGACGTTTTCTGATTTGGTATTCTCTTCAAAATTTGCCTGCTCTGAATGTGGCTATAGCTTAAGTGAATTAGAACCCAGGCTTTTCTCTTTTAATAATCCCATGGGAGCATGTCCTTCCTGTGATGGCTTGGGTGTCAATCAATTCTTTGACGCAGAACGTGTCGTTCATGATCCGTCAGCTAGTTTAGCTGATGGCGCCATTCGTGGTTGGGATAGAAAAACAACGTATTATTATCCCATGTTGGAATCATTAGCGCGTCATTTCAATTTTGATATAGAAACCCCTTTTTGTGATTTGCCGGAGACTATACGGAATATCATCCTCTATGGCAGTGGACAAGACATCATTGAATTTCATTATTACCGCCCACAGGGTGGGTTTATGTCTAAAAGACATACTTTCGAGGGTGTTATACCTAATATGCAGCGACGATATCGTGAATCGGATTCATCGATGATACGCGAAGAGCTGGCTAAATATTTATCTTCCCGTCCTTGTGAAACTTGCCAGGGAACTCGGTTGCGTGAGGAAGCCAGGCATGTTTTTGTAGCGAATAAAAACTTGCCGGAACTTACTGCTTATTCGATTGAAAAGGCCTATGAGTTTTTCCAGAATTTACAGTTGACTGGTTACCGTGGAGAAATCGCGGCTAAAATCAACAAGGAAATTGTTGAGCGTTTGGGATTTTTGGTCAATGTTGGCTTAGATTATTTATCGCTCACGCGTAGTGCTGAAACGCTATCTGGGGGTGAGGCCCAACGTATTCGTTTAGCAAGTCAAATTGGTTCAGGTTTGGTTGGGGTCATGTATATTCTAGATGAACCTTCAATCGGTTTACATCAGCGTGATAATGATCGCTTATTGAAGACACTGCTGCACTTGCGTAATTTAGGCAATACCGTCATTGTCGTGGAGCATGATGAAGAGGCCATTCGTGCCGCTGATTTCGTTTTGGATATTGGTCCTGGTGCCGGGGTGCACGGTGGAAGGATTGTTGCCAAAGGTGCACCCGAAGAAATCATGAGTAATGCGCAATCATTGACGGGACAATATTTGGCAGGAGTGCAATCTATTCCAGTCCCCTCAGCTCGAGTACCAGTTAACAACAAGCGAATGCTTCGTTTGTCAGGGGTCAAGTGCAATAACTTAAAGAATATTACGATTGATATTCCTTTAGGCGTTATCACATGCGTTACTGGTGTCTCAGGTTCCGGGAAGTCGAGTTTAATCAACGATACCCTCTACCCAATTGCTGCGAACAAGCTTAATCGCGCAAGCCTGCTTACCCCAGGCTCAGTAACTGAAATTAAAGGTTTGGAGCTATGTGATAAGGTTATTGACATCGATCAAAGCCCAATCGGCCGAACCCCACGTTCCAATCCAGCGACCTATACTGGGATATTTACACCTATTCGTGAATTATTTTCATCCACTCCTGAAGCTCGCGCTCGTGGTTATCAACCAGGGCGATTTAGCTTTAATGTTAGGGGTGGTCGTTGCGAAGCTTGCCAAGGAGACGGATTAATTAAGGTCGAGATGCACTTTCTTCCAGATATTTATGTTGCCTGTGATGTTTGCAAGGGAAAACGTTACAATCGAGAAACCTTAGAAATTCAGTATAAAGGAAAAAATATCCATGAAATCTTGGACATGACTGTTGAAGATGCTCGACTATTTTTCGATGCCATCCCCATTTTGGCGCGAAAATGCCAGACCCTGATTGATGTTGGGCTGTCTTATATTCGTTTAGGTCAAAGTGCTACTACCTTGTCTGGAGGAGAGGCACAAAGGATCAAGTTAGCAAGAGAATTATCCAAGCGAGACACGGGAAATACGCTATATATCCTTGATGAACCAACGACAGGTTTGCATTTCCACGATATCAAACAATTGCTCCATGTTTTATTTCGTTTACGAGAACAAGGCAATACGGTCATTATCATTGAGCATAACTTGGATGTCATTAAGACCGCTGATTGGATTATTGATCTTGGTCCTGAAGGAGGAAATAAAGGTGGGCAAATCATTGCTACAGGTACACCTGAAGACGTTGCACGATGTGCTGTTTCCTATACCGGGCAATTTCTTAAACCACTGTTGAACAGGTAG
- a CDS encoding cytochrome b6 translates to MLKKAIYLALFSCGLSSVYATSTPPAETTSKAPPTSYMPVVIKESFQSIMERMSAEKAAINQRQRDLLNQRYDLSNKPSTDTKMSNGKPIQEGVRIKLPAGITWEELGKMSPDEIKKKGLYPQGFLPLPHPNHPEGGMLFPKFAIDEINKQEDRDLTRFDLDFDLPDHFLPPFPAPIFLTTRPDLGDVSQGKLVTINNFFELFNGILNPKQLEGLRLLVTPFPQQQFNQTDDRRTKTPSRGVACFDCHANGHTNAGTHLVGDIRPQEIRHRIDTPSLRGVNIQRLFGSQRALKNVEDFTEFEQRAAYFDGDPVIATKKGVNILERGSQVHFMAEFQELLDFPPAPKLGIDGRLDPTKATEAELRGEALFFGKAKCSICHAPPYYTDNSMHNLKTERFFNPVMVNNMKAIGDGSIKTFPLRGIKDSPPYLHDGRLLTLADTVEFFNLILQTQLTQQEKEDLTAFLKVL, encoded by the coding sequence ATGCTAAAAAAAGCGATATATCTGGCTCTTTTTTCTTGTGGCCTGTCCTCGGTTTACGCCACTTCTACCCCACCAGCAGAGACAACCTCCAAAGCTCCACCTACCAGTTATATGCCTGTGGTTATTAAAGAATCTTTTCAATCGATCATGGAACGCATGAGTGCGGAAAAAGCAGCTATTAATCAACGGCAACGTGATCTACTCAATCAACGCTATGACTTGAGCAACAAACCATCAACAGACACCAAAATGTCTAATGGCAAGCCCATTCAAGAAGGTGTTCGAATCAAACTTCCAGCAGGCATTACTTGGGAAGAGCTAGGTAAAATGTCGCCTGATGAAATTAAAAAGAAAGGCCTATATCCTCAAGGATTTTTGCCTCTTCCTCATCCTAATCATCCTGAGGGAGGAATGCTATTTCCAAAATTTGCCATTGATGAAATAAACAAGCAGGAAGACCGTGATTTGACGCGTTTTGATTTAGATTTTGATTTACCCGATCACTTCCTGCCCCCTTTTCCCGCTCCCATATTTTTGACCACTCGTCCCGATCTGGGTGATGTTTCTCAAGGTAAACTGGTTACAATTAATAATTTCTTTGAACTGTTCAATGGCATACTTAATCCAAAGCAATTGGAAGGCCTGCGGTTATTGGTTACTCCCTTTCCCCAACAACAATTTAACCAAACGGATGATCGCCGTACAAAAACCCCAAGTCGTGGAGTAGCTTGCTTTGATTGTCATGCCAATGGACATACCAATGCAGGTACCCATCTCGTCGGTGATATTCGCCCACAAGAAATTCGCCATCGTATTGATACACCAAGTTTAAGAGGTGTCAACATTCAACGTCTGTTTGGCTCCCAGCGCGCACTTAAAAATGTTGAGGATTTTACCGAATTTGAACAACGGGCAGCTTATTTTGACGGTGACCCCGTGATTGCGACCAAAAAAGGTGTCAATATTCTTGAGCGTGGAAGCCAGGTACACTTCATGGCAGAGTTTCAAGAACTCTTGGATTTCCCACCAGCACCCAAGTTAGGGATTGATGGACGGTTAGATCCCACAAAAGCCACAGAAGCCGAATTGCGCGGGGAAGCGCTATTTTTTGGTAAGGCAAAATGCTCCATCTGTCATGCACCGCCTTACTATACCGATAATTCGATGCACAACCTAAAAACGGAGCGTTTCTTTAATCCAGTGATGGTCAATAACATGAAAGCGATAGGCGATGGCTCGATAAAAACCTTCCCGCTGCGTGGTATTAAAGATTCTCCACCTTACTTGCATGATGGACGACTTTTAACCTTGGCGGATACTGTGGAATTCTTTAACTTGATTTTACAAACGCAATTGACACAGCAAGAAAAAGAAGACCTCACCGCATTTTTAAAGGTTTTATAA
- a CDS encoding homospermidine synthase — protein sequence MKNNKYLALSKKIIMLGFGSIGQAVLPLLFRHLELLPSQVIIMTKNDDGEKIAREFGLTLQISAITKENYSYLIGSKLNEGDFLLNLTVGISSVALIKLCQEKGALYLDTCTEPWIGGYVDNSLPPSLRSNYVLREEALKLKSGSGPTAVLTHGANPGLVSHFVKQALWNMATNAKLVINHPQNTSEWAYLAKILGIKVIHIAEKDSQVASKIKAEGEFVNTWSVDGLIAEGGQPAELSWGTHERHWPIDGNHHKFGTKTAVYLNRPGASVRVRSWTPTGPYHGFLITHAESISIGNYLTLEEKEAYRPTVHYAYLPCPDARLSLCELQGNEWYEQQNKRIIFAEIIEGVDELGVLLMGNKRGAYWYGSQLSIHEARKLAPHNNATSLQVAAGILAGVAWAIQNPKQGVIEPEELDYQFILDVASPYLGRVAGYYTDWTPLKNRERLFKEQLDHSDPWQFLNIRVN from the coding sequence ATGAAGAATAATAAATACTTAGCCTTGTCGAAAAAAATTATTATGCTGGGGTTTGGAAGTATTGGACAGGCTGTCTTACCCCTATTATTCCGCCATCTTGAACTTTTGCCATCACAAGTCATTATTATGACTAAAAATGATGATGGAGAAAAAATAGCGAGAGAATTTGGCTTAACACTACAAATTAGTGCCATCACAAAAGAAAACTATAGCTATTTAATTGGTAGTAAACTCAATGAAGGAGATTTCTTATTAAATTTAACTGTTGGTATTTCAAGTGTTGCACTTATTAAGCTTTGTCAAGAAAAGGGTGCCCTTTATCTGGATACATGCACGGAACCATGGATAGGGGGTTATGTTGATAATTCTTTACCTCCTTCTCTGCGTTCGAATTACGTATTACGCGAAGAAGCGCTGAAGCTTAAGTCAGGATCAGGACCCACTGCAGTGCTCACTCATGGGGCTAACCCTGGCTTGGTCTCACATTTTGTGAAACAGGCACTTTGGAACATGGCCACTAATGCCAAGCTTGTTATCAACCACCCTCAAAACACCTCTGAGTGGGCCTATTTAGCTAAAATCCTTGGTATTAAGGTGATTCATATTGCAGAGAAAGATAGTCAGGTTGCTTCCAAAATTAAAGCAGAAGGAGAATTTGTCAACACTTGGTCAGTTGATGGGCTTATTGCCGAAGGAGGACAACCGGCTGAGCTTAGCTGGGGTACTCATGAGCGTCACTGGCCAATCGATGGAAACCATCATAAATTTGGGACAAAAACAGCGGTTTATCTTAACCGTCCGGGGGCAAGTGTGAGGGTTCGTTCATGGACACCAACCGGACCTTATCATGGTTTTTTGATTACACATGCTGAGTCTATTTCCATTGGAAATTATCTGACTCTAGAAGAAAAAGAGGCGTATCGGCCCACTGTCCATTATGCTTATCTTCCCTGCCCAGATGCGAGACTTTCTTTATGTGAATTGCAAGGGAATGAGTGGTATGAACAGCAAAATAAACGAATTATTTTTGCTGAAATTATTGAGGGCGTGGATGAACTTGGCGTCTTACTTATGGGTAACAAGCGAGGAGCTTATTGGTATGGTTCTCAGCTCTCAATTCATGAGGCTCGAAAGCTTGCTCCTCATAATAATGCGACAAGTTTGCAAGTTGCTGCAGGAATTCTAGCTGGCGTCGCTTGGGCTATCCAAAATCCTAAACAAGGTGTGATTGAGCCAGAAGAACTTGACTATCAGTTTATTTTAGACGTGGCGTCTCCTTATTTAGGAAGGGTGGCTGGTTATTATACGGACTGGACGCCACTAAAAAATAGGGAAAGATTATTCAAAGAACAATTAGATCACAGTGACCCTTGGCAATTCCTCAATATTCGAGTTAATTAA
- a CDS encoding LemA family protein — protein MSTFLIAILVIIALLFFWSIGIFNTLIGMIEAVNNNKRQIDIQLDRRFKVFESLIETVKKYMDYEKTTLKDVVALRNQAQTAKAAGDEKARIAAENGISQIAAGLNVVFEQYPDLKANTNALQLQEEIVNTENKLSYAKQAYNDSVERYYAKKKSFFESMIVNLFSDKLDKEYEYWALPEEQIKAHEDYKVKF, from the coding sequence ATGAGTACCTTTCTTATCGCAATTTTAGTCATCATCGCACTTCTCTTTTTCTGGTCAATTGGTATCTTCAATACCTTAATTGGGATGATTGAAGCCGTCAACAATAATAAACGTCAGATTGATATTCAATTGGATCGTCGCTTTAAAGTATTTGAATCGCTAATTGAGACGGTCAAAAAATACATGGATTACGAAAAAACCACCTTGAAAGATGTGGTGGCTTTACGTAATCAAGCGCAAACTGCAAAGGCTGCAGGTGATGAGAAGGCTCGTATTGCAGCTGAGAATGGGATTTCGCAAATCGCCGCTGGTTTAAATGTTGTTTTTGAACAATATCCTGACTTAAAAGCCAACACCAATGCTTTGCAATTGCAAGAGGAAATAGTCAACACTGAAAATAAATTATCTTATGCCAAGCAAGCCTATAACGATAGTGTCGAGCGTTATTATGCAAAGAAAAAATCTTTTTTTGAGTCAATGATTGTTAACCTATTTTCTGACAAATTGGACAAAGAGTATGAGTATTGGGCATTGCCTGAAGAACAAATTAAGGCACATGAAGATTATAAGGTTAAATTCTAA
- the htpX gene encoding zinc metalloprotease HtpX, whose product MALADYHASSGDWREQLRKNEHKTRLVIAIFFGVYLGIGLLADTMILVYLYPTASIEECFFALITLRVIPYATLLMLGLGIVSLLITYTLYDRIMLLGTNYRQITPETAKSLQEKQLYNVVEEMKVAAGLKYMPKVYLIEANYMNAFASGYSEKSAMVAMTRGLMEKLDRAEMQAVMSHELSHIRHHDIKLTLTVAVLSNILLIVIDAMFYSMMYKRDRRDSNSNRLFMVILLLRYLLPLITVVLALFLSRTREYMADAGAVELMRDNEPMARALLKITEDHQQHAEQYSHEYGETPHEQVRQASYLFDPSSIDPIKSLSNAFSTHPTLDQRLRALGFKRKAKSV is encoded by the coding sequence ATGGCCTTAGCGGATTATCATGCATCCTCAGGAGATTGGCGAGAGCAATTGCGTAAGAATGAGCATAAGACGCGTCTCGTTATTGCAATTTTTTTTGGGGTATATCTTGGCATTGGTTTGTTGGCCGACACGATGATTCTAGTTTATCTCTACCCAACTGCGTCAATAGAAGAATGTTTCTTCGCTTTAATAACTCTAAGAGTTATCCCTTATGCCACTTTGTTGATGCTTGGTTTGGGGATCGTATCTTTGTTGATTACTTATACGCTTTATGATCGCATCATGTTACTCGGCACAAATTATCGTCAGATTACGCCAGAGACAGCAAAAAGCTTACAAGAAAAGCAACTTTATAATGTCGTAGAAGAAATGAAGGTCGCCGCTGGATTGAAGTATATGCCTAAGGTTTATCTTATTGAAGCCAATTATATGAATGCCTTTGCGAGTGGCTATAGTGAAAAATCAGCCATGGTCGCGATGACTCGAGGATTAATGGAAAAGCTCGATCGTGCAGAGATGCAAGCAGTGATGTCACACGAGCTTAGTCATATCAGGCATCATGATATTAAGTTAACCCTAACTGTCGCAGTGCTAAGCAACATTTTATTAATCGTTATCGATGCTATGTTCTATTCCATGATGTATAAACGCGATAGGCGTGATAGTAATAGTAATCGTTTGTTCATGGTTATTTTGTTGTTGCGCTATTTATTGCCTTTAATTACTGTCGTTCTAGCCCTCTTTCTCAGTAGAACTCGTGAATACATGGCTGATGCTGGAGCTGTGGAATTGATGCGTGATAATGAGCCTATGGCTCGAGCTTTGCTTAAAATAACGGAAGACCATCAACAACATGCGGAGCAATATAGTCATGAATATGGGGAAACACCTCATGAACAGGTTCGTCAAGCCTCCTATCTTTTTGATCCCTCAAGCATTGATCCAATCAAATCCTTGAGCAATGCGTTTTCAACGCATCCCACCTTGGATCAACGGTTACGTGCATTAGGATTTAAACGTAAAGCGAAATCCGTTTAA
- the corA gene encoding magnesium/cobalt transporter CorA produces MITAYLNHGALQAHEINKDNLPLLEQAIWIDLLCPSNEEELMLEHKLGLNIPTREEMLEIELSSRLYRNKDALFMTANMIAQADSPRPKHEAVSFVLSKEKLITIRYIEPSAFKLFIVQLHQFDFDYNPALLLIALLEATVDRLADILESIGHNLEEVSKTIFAPEEREKISYQQIILHIGTHADLNTNTKDCLVSFNRLVAFFSQSINAQMDNEGQIRLATLSKDINSLSDHATFISSKVNFLLDATLGMINIEQNAIIKIFSVAAVIFLPPTLIASIYGMNFKWMPELDTKWGYWIALIVMFLSALLPYKYFKMKKWL; encoded by the coding sequence ATGATCACAGCCTATCTAAATCATGGAGCCCTACAAGCCCATGAAATTAACAAGGATAATCTTCCATTACTTGAACAAGCCATTTGGATTGATTTGCTTTGTCCTAGTAATGAAGAAGAACTTATGCTTGAGCATAAGCTAGGCTTGAATATACCAACACGCGAAGAAATGCTTGAGATCGAGTTATCCAGTCGGCTTTACAGAAATAAAGATGCTCTCTTTATGACCGCGAATATGATAGCCCAAGCAGACTCTCCACGTCCTAAGCACGAAGCAGTGAGCTTTGTACTCAGCAAAGAAAAATTAATTACAATTCGCTATATAGAGCCCTCTGCGTTTAAACTGTTTATCGTGCAGTTGCACCAATTTGATTTTGATTATAACCCGGCTCTCTTGCTTATCGCCTTGCTGGAAGCTACTGTCGACAGGCTTGCAGATATCCTTGAAAGCATTGGTCATAACCTCGAAGAAGTCTCTAAAACCATTTTCGCCCCCGAAGAGAGAGAGAAAATCAGCTATCAACAAATTATTCTGCATATCGGTACCCATGCAGATTTAAATACCAATACCAAGGATTGCCTGGTCTCATTCAATCGCCTTGTTGCTTTTTTTAGTCAATCAATAAACGCCCAGATGGATAACGAGGGACAAATTCGCTTAGCTACCTTAAGCAAAGATATCAACTCATTAAGTGACCATGCCACCTTTATTTCTAGTAAAGTTAACTTTTTGCTGGATGCTACGTTAGGGATGATCAATATTGAGCAGAACGCCATTATCAAAATATTTTCCGTAGCAGCTGTCATTTTCCTGCCCCCTACTCTTATTGCCAGTATTTACGGGATGAACTTTAAGTGGATGCCTGAGCTGGATACGAAATGGGGGTATTGGATTGCACTTATTGTCATGTTCCTTTCAGCGCTGCTCCCATATAAATATTTTAAAATGAAAAAATGGTTGTAA
- a CDS encoding transposase produces MKVLFNIVKRQEHKACGYDGRVLRTSLCPMGRVDKTMNNKKTLFTVIAHTHRLLAHTPTRLNSNYFLIATKPLKSNTYSEATTQYIFCPSATGSIEATGGGQIKELTLTSGCDNDQGFDNYFNTIEKGALYLMDLGYFKLNTFKKIMEENAFFISRLLTGTKLLTQDKKPFDLLVTLENAAPFFSQQVLMGATHKIPVRLVAQRLPPVIAEQRRRRLIKDHRRRGSTPNQESLALQSWSIYITNTSETQINNKAIHQTYALRWQVELLFKLSKSLMHIDSIKTKKFARVIIETYGKFIAMMLLFLLCNPMRNIEGKQLSFYKACHQLSSKATGLIIALMSPYRLKHFLNDFYENLSLFAIKDSKKKPLLTFDFCEGECF; encoded by the coding sequence ATGAAAGTCTTATTCAATATTGTAAAAAGACAGGAACATAAAGCCTGTGGATATGATGGACGAGTCCTTCGGACCAGCCTGTGCCCTATGGGACGTGTGGACAAAACCATGAATAACAAAAAGACGTTATTCACAGTTATTGCCCACACTCACAGGCTTCTCGCCCACACACCCACCAGGCTCAATAGCAATTATTTTTTAATCGCAACAAAACCTCTCAAAAGCAACACCTATTCTGAGGCAACGACTCAGTATATTTTTTGTCCTTCGGCAACAGGTTCTATTGAGGCAACAGGTGGTGGACAAATAAAAGAGCTTACTCTAACTTCGGGCTGTGATAACGATCAGGGCTTTGATAATTATTTTAATACTATTGAAAAAGGAGCTCTTTATTTAATGGATTTAGGTTATTTTAAACTGAACACGTTTAAGAAAATTATGGAAGAAAACGCTTTCTTCATAAGCCGCTTGCTCACCGGAACTAAACTTCTAACACAAGATAAGAAACCTTTTGATTTACTCGTTACCTTGGAGAATGCTGCACCATTCTTTTCTCAGCAGGTCCTTATGGGAGCAACGCATAAAATTCCTGTCCGCTTGGTCGCTCAACGATTACCACCAGTCATTGCCGAGCAAAGGCGGAGAAGACTTATAAAAGATCATCGTCGCCGTGGTTCCACACCAAACCAGGAATCGTTGGCTTTACAAAGTTGGTCTATTTATATTACCAATACCTCTGAAACTCAAATCAATAATAAAGCAATTCATCAAACGTATGCTTTACGATGGCAGGTAGAACTCCTCTTTAAATTAAGTAAATCCTTAATGCATATTGACTCTATCAAAACTAAAAAGTTTGCTCGAGTGATTATTGAAACCTATGGTAAGTTTATTGCAATGATGCTTTTGTTTTTGCTATGCAATCCCATGCGCAACATAGAAGGCAAACAACTCTCTTTTTATAAAGCCTGTCACCAACTAAGTTCCAAGGCTACTGGATTGATTATCGCCCTCATGTCTCCTTATCGATTAAAGCATTTCTTGAATGATTTCTATGAAAATCTCTCCCTCTTTGCTATCAAAGATTCAAAAAAGAAACCTCTTTTGACCTTTGACTTCTGCGAAGGAGAGTGCTTTTAA